CGACGGCGTCAACCACCAAGCTGCTCGACCGGCTGGAACGCGCCGGGCACGTCACACGACACGCCCACCCCTCCGACCGCCGCGCGCTCGCCATCGCCATTACTCCCGAAACGCACGCGGCCGCCATGAAGACCGTCGGCCGGCAGCAAGCCAAGCGGTTCCTGGCCGCAGCACGCCTCACCCCCTCCGAACGGAAGACGGTTGCGCGCTTCTTGGATGACATGGCGCAAGAGATCGAGGTTTCCGGTGAAGCGTGGGCTGGTTCTGGGGCGCAGCCCGGGGTTTAGGACGGAACCCGGCCCCAGTGCTGGACGCTCAGTTCAGGAATCTCAGTACAGGAAGATCGGCAGCCAGTCCCTGTTGTGCGCATGAACCAGCGCGAGGAACAGCACCAAGTCGAAGAGCAAGTGCACGGACACCACGTAGGTGAAGGATTTGGTGAGCTTGAACGTATACCCCTGGAGCAGGGCGAAGGGGAAGGTCAGCAGCGGACCCCACGACTGGTAGCCGATCTCCCACAGGAATGACGAGAAGACCACTGCTTGCAGGAGGTTGGCCAGCCAGTCCGGAAAATGTTGGCGCAGCAGGGTGAACGTGGTGCAGATGAAGAACAGTTCGTCCCAGATTCCCACGGCGTTAACGCCAAGGAAGAGCCTCCAGAAGATCTCCGGATCGGAAGCATCCGGCCAGTTTTGGTAGACGCCCGTCCTGATCAGGTACACCGGCAGGATGAAGTACCCGAGTGCAACCACGCCTATGAGGTACAGCTTCGCGGCCAGCGGCCACTTGCGGCCCGTGTTCACCGGGAATCTGATGATGTCTTCCCGGTAGAGGAACCGCGACACGAGCCACGGCAGCAGCACAGCCAACGCCAGGGCGCCACCCATGAGTGCCATGTGCTCTGTGCTGAGGTCAGCGTTGAGGGGCACCAGGCTGAAGATGGTCATGCCGGCCGCGATCAAGGCGAGGTGCCGCATCAGCCGGTGGTCGATGAACGCCGCAGTCAGTACGCTGGCCACCAGCAAGCCGTAACCGAGCAGCCCGTTACCCAAGGCAAAGAGCGGCACGCCGGACAAGGAAAGCAGCGCCGCTGGCAGCAGCTTCCAGGTCAGGGCGGTCCGGGGCAATTCCATGGACATGGTTGTCACCCCTCCAGCATGTCAGGGGTTCGTGTCCGGCAACATGTTTTCCCTCGTCAGGAGTCATCCCGGTGTCTCAGGTGCAGCGATTCGTCTGTAAGATTCGTGACAGGGCCCACATGTTTTCGTGGGGCCGGTCATGGCTGGCTTTGCCCAGTGGGGGACACACAAAGGAATAATTTATGGCTCAAGACGCGGGCTCTTCACGACCGGAAAGCGGCGACTCCACAAAGGGTGACGCTGAGGCATCACCGGCCGGAGAAGACATGACCATGCGCGAACAAGTGCTGGACATCATCGAATCCATCCTTGCCGACAGCGATGCGCGGAGCGAAGGCGTCAGGAACAATCTTCGCGCGCTGCTTGATGCACGCCCCGAAGACCCGGAGCGCGTTCTGCTGGAGCACTTGCTGGGGACCCGCAAGACGCAGGGCTCAACGGCCAAGGTACCGGTCCAGCGTGAAGCAGCCAGCCTGCACTTGGAGTCCTCGGACATAGCCCGGACCGTATCGGTCCCCGTCAGTCATGAAGTCCGCGAAGGTATCCAATCCATCCTCGCGGACAAGCTCCTGTTGACAGCCTTCCAGCCTGTTCACGCGCTGCCCGGCGGCGAAGTGGTGGGTGTGGAGGCGCTCACCAGGTTCGTCGGTGAAGATGGCGCCGGTGCAGATGTGTGGTTCAACGAGGCAGCGGCAGCCGGCTTGGGCACAGAACTCGAAATTGCGGCACTGCATTGCGCCCTGACGGCCGCACACGATGTCCCCGAAAACATGTCCGTTGCGCTGAACCTCACTCCCGCAACGTCCAGCGACCCCCGCGTGCGGAACCTACTGGCCGCTGCGGCACTCGCCCCGGACAGGATCATTGTTGAACTGACCGGCAGCTTGGATGCCGTTGGAGGACAAACCGGCGACGACGGGCTGGGCCCACTGCGCACCCTGGGTTTGCGCCTGGCCATCAGCGCGTCCGGAGCCGCTTTGGTTTCCATGGAACGGATTGAACAGCTGCGCCCGGACATCATCAAGCTGGATCGACACTTGATTGAAGGTATTGAAAGCAGCGACGGACAAAAAATCCGGGCCAGGGCCATCGTGGAGCTCGCGCGCGAAATCGGTGCGGACATCATTGCCGAGGGCATCGAAACAGCTGCTGAGCTTAACGAGGTCACCGAGCTGAAGGTCTCTGCGGCGCAAGGCTACCTCCTGGGCCGCCCTTCGGTTCACCCCTTGGACTGGTCCGCGTGGAGCATCCGTGCGCAGACCGAAGCACAGCCCGCAGGCTAGCCAACTGCCCGGCATTTGGGTGACTCGCGTAAAGTAGCATGCGGGGGTTTTTCGGTCCCAAAAAATCGGGGACTGCTAAGGCAGGGACCCACCTAGCCAGGAAGTTCTTCGTTGATGGACAGTTTTTTCAGTATGCTCGCGGATCTTCGCGATAAAACAATCCCAGCGAGGTTGGCGGCACGCATGAACTCCCCGCGGGGCCTTTTGTGGGGCTTCGTGGTGATTCACCTGGTGTTCCTGGCCTTCGCCGCCGTGCTGTCGTTGCGCGGGGAGGCCTTCAGCGACACCTTTATCTACCGTGACTGGGCGCTCGCAGGATTCAACGATGCCAACCTGAGCGGTGGTCCCAGCCCCTGGGTGTACCCCATCCTGGCGCTGATTCCCATGGGCCTGGCAGCAGTTGCCGGCCCCGGCCCCTTCTTCTTCCTGTGGGTTCTGCTGACCACACTGCTGAACGGCTGGGCGGTTCTTAAACTCACTGACCGCGGCCGTCGGCAGGAAGCAATTCCGGCTGCCTGGTGGTGGCTGGTCTTCGTCTTCCTCATGGGCTGGTTGGGATTCGCCCGTGTTGACGGGCTGACTGCCCCCATAGTGCTGGTGGCACTGGTCTACGGCGCCACGCGGCCCTTCGTCGCGTCGATCCTCCTGAGCGTCGCCACCTGGGTGAAGGTGTGGCCCGCGGCCGTCATGCTGGCCCTGTTCGCGGTGGTCAGGAAACGCCTGCACGTTGTGGCGGCAGGAATTGCGACGACGGCGGTGGTGGTTGGGCTGGCCGCGGCAGTTGGCGCCGTGCCCAAGTTGCTGAACTTCCTGACACAACAGGGAGACCGTGGCATGCAGCTCGAAGCGACCTTCACCACTCCATGGTTGTGGTTGTCGGTCCTCGGCGTCGGGGATTCGCGCATGTACATGAACACCGACATCAATTCCATGCAGGTTGACGGACCCGGCACGGCGCTCATGTCCGTGTTGATGCAGCCGCTCCTGCTCCTGGCTGCGGCCGCCGTCGCCGGTCTAACCTTCTGGGCACTGCACCAGGGGAAGCTCAACGGAGGCGTGGACCGCACGGAACTCCTCCTTTCAGGAGCCCTCACCCTGGTGACCGCCTTCATCGTTTTCAACAAGGTGGGTTCACCACAGTTCATGGTGTGGCTCGCTCCGGCCGTGGCTGTGGGACTTGCGCACAACTGGAAAGAGTGGCGTGTGCCGGCCACCATGCTGATAGTGATCGCGGTTGCCACCTACTTCATTTATCCGCTCTTTTACGATGCATTGAGCCACAACAATCCGTGGATGGCGCTGGTCCTTACTATCCGTAACGTCCTGCTGGTGGTCCTCTTCTTCTGGTCAGCGCGTCGCTTGTATTCCCTGGGCCGTAAGCCATCCGTGGTCACGGCACC
The sequence above is a segment of the Arthrobacter sp. StoSoilB22 genome. Coding sequences within it:
- a CDS encoding EAL domain-containing protein; protein product: MAQDAGSSRPESGDSTKGDAEASPAGEDMTMREQVLDIIESILADSDARSEGVRNNLRALLDARPEDPERVLLEHLLGTRKTQGSTAKVPVQREAASLHLESSDIARTVSVPVSHEVREGIQSILADKLLLTAFQPVHALPGGEVVGVEALTRFVGEDGAGADVWFNEAAAAGLGTELEIAALHCALTAAHDVPENMSVALNLTPATSSDPRVRNLLAAAALAPDRIIVELTGSLDAVGGQTGDDGLGPLRTLGLRLAISASGAALVSMERIEQLRPDIIKLDRHLIEGIESSDGQKIRARAIVELAREIGADIIAEGIETAAELNEVTELKVSAAQGYLLGRPSVHPLDWSAWSIRAQTEAQPAG
- a CDS encoding CPBP family intramembrane glutamic endopeptidase, with amino-acid sequence MELPRTALTWKLLPAALLSLSGVPLFALGNGLLGYGLLVASVLTAAFIDHRLMRHLALIAAGMTIFSLVPLNADLSTEHMALMGGALALAVLLPWLVSRFLYREDIIRFPVNTGRKWPLAAKLYLIGVVALGYFILPVYLIRTGVYQNWPDASDPEIFWRLFLGVNAVGIWDELFFICTTFTLLRQHFPDWLANLLQAVVFSSFLWEIGYQSWGPLLTFPFALLQGYTFKLTKSFTYVVSVHLLFDLVLFLALVHAHNRDWLPIFLY
- a CDS encoding glycosyltransferase family 87 protein gives rise to the protein MDSFFSMLADLRDKTIPARLAARMNSPRGLLWGFVVIHLVFLAFAAVLSLRGEAFSDTFIYRDWALAGFNDANLSGGPSPWVYPILALIPMGLAAVAGPGPFFFLWVLLTTLLNGWAVLKLTDRGRRQEAIPAAWWWLVFVFLMGWLGFARVDGLTAPIVLVALVYGATRPFVASILLSVATWVKVWPAAVMLALFAVVRKRLHVVAAGIATTAVVVGLAAAVGAVPKLLNFLTQQGDRGMQLEATFTTPWLWLSVLGVGDSRMYMNTDINSMQVDGPGTALMSVLMQPLLLLAAAAVAGLTFWALHQGKLNGGVDRTELLLSGALTLVTAFIVFNKVGSPQFMVWLAPAVAVGLAHNWKEWRVPATMLIVIAVATYFIYPLFYDALSHNNPWMALVLTIRNVLLVVLFFWSARRLYSLGRKPSVVTAPAGKEH